The Faecalibacter sp. LW9 genome has a segment encoding these proteins:
- a CDS encoding rod shape-determining protein, which produces MGLFDFFTQEIAIDLGTANTLIIHNNKVVVDSPSIVAIHRRTNKVIAVGEQAKHMQGKTHDDIKTIRPLKDGVIADFEASEFMLTEFIKKIPGIQGKLFSPSLRMVICIPSGITEVEKRAVKDSCARVNAKDVRLIYEPMAAAIGVGIDIQQPKGNMIIDIGGGTTEIAVVALGGIVCDKSVKIAGDVFTNDIAYYLRTHHNLYIGERTAERVKIEVGAAVEELEHAPDDMPVQGRDLITGKPKEITVNYKEIARALDKSILRIEDGVMETLSQTPPELAADIYNTGIYMAGGGSMLRGLDQRISKKTGLPVFLADDPLRAVVRGTGIALKNIDKFTFLMK; this is translated from the coding sequence ATGGGATTATTCGATTTTTTCACGCAAGAAATTGCAATCGATTTAGGAACTGCGAACACGCTAATAATTCATAATAATAAAGTCGTTGTAGATAGTCCATCGATTGTCGCTATACATAGAAGAACAAATAAAGTGATTGCTGTTGGAGAACAAGCAAAACACATGCAAGGTAAAACTCACGATGATATCAAAACCATCCGTCCGTTAAAGGATGGGGTTATTGCTGATTTCGAAGCATCGGAATTTATGCTAACAGAATTCATCAAAAAAATCCCAGGAATTCAAGGGAAATTATTTTCACCATCTTTACGTATGGTGATTTGTATCCCATCTGGTATTACTGAAGTTGAAAAACGTGCTGTTAAAGACTCATGTGCTCGTGTCAACGCCAAAGATGTTCGTTTAATTTACGAACCAATGGCTGCTGCAATTGGGGTTGGTATTGATATTCAACAACCAAAAGGGAACATGATTATTGATATAGGTGGAGGTACAACAGAAATTGCTGTCGTAGCTTTAGGAGGAATTGTATGTGATAAATCTGTAAAAATTGCAGGTGATGTCTTCACTAACGATATAGCTTATTACTTAAGAACACATCACAATTTATACATTGGTGAGCGTACTGCTGAACGTGTAAAAATTGAAGTGGGTGCTGCCGTTGAGGAATTAGAACACGCTCCTGATGACATGCCGGTACAAGGTCGTGATTTAATCACGGGTAAACCAAAAGAAATCACTGTAAACTATAAAGAAATTGCTCGTGCGTTAGATAAATCCATCTTACGTATTGAGGATGGTGTGATGGAAACATTATCTCAAACTCCACCTGAATTAGCAGCTGATATTTATAACACGGGGATTTATATGGCCGGTGGTGGTTCTATGTTAAGAGGTTTAGACCAACGTATTTCTAAAAAGACAGGTTTACCAGTTTTCTTAGCAGATGATCCATTAAGAGCAGTTGTACGTGGTACAGGAATTGCCTTAAAAAACATCGATAAGTTTACATTCTTAATGAAATAA
- a CDS encoding deoxyguanosinetriphosphate triphosphohydrolase: MEILNHIYTNQRSNSNDTSDARSEYQRDYDRIIFSSAFRRLQNKTQVFPLPGSVFVHNRLTHSLEVSSVGRSMGNLVGKFIVENYDLAPSSYEFYNYSIHDVISAACLCHDIGNPAFGHSGEDAIASYFDRHESELKDFFTEAEWGDLINFEGNANAIRILTQQQNGKSEGGLRLTYSTLASIAKYPCESIAKDKSQLHRKKFGFFQAQKEMFKTIADKTGMIVESEDPIIYKRHPFVWLVEAADDICYSIIDVEDSQRLGIIDHDKCKRLFLNLVESLNPEQFDKTKVQLKSISDKNDRIAYLRAKSINLLTQKSVQVYQDNFETIVQGEFKTALLDIIKDETVNETKKVLTEIQRFSRENIYNHRSVLEIENAGYNVMSELLSQFIPPILKEESERKNFEKKALKLVPNQFLYEKGAKYKKVMGILDYVSGMTDNYATELYRRIKGIEIGMTI, from the coding sequence ATGGAGATTTTAAATCACATCTACACGAATCAGAGAAGCAATAGTAATGATACTTCTGATGCTCGATCAGAATATCAACGTGACTATGACCGTATTATCTTCTCGTCAGCTTTTCGACGATTGCAAAATAAAACCCAAGTCTTCCCCTTACCAGGTAGTGTATTTGTCCATAACCGATTGACGCATTCCTTAGAAGTATCATCTGTAGGAAGATCAATGGGAAATTTGGTAGGGAAATTTATTGTTGAGAATTATGATTTGGCGCCATCTTCGTATGAGTTTTATAACTACAGTATCCATGATGTGATTTCTGCAGCATGTTTATGCCACGATATTGGTAATCCAGCTTTTGGACATTCGGGTGAGGATGCTATCGCTTCATATTTTGATCGTCACGAGTCGGAATTAAAAGATTTTTTCACGGAAGCCGAATGGGGAGATTTGATCAATTTTGAAGGGAATGCAAATGCCATTCGAATATTGACACAGCAACAAAATGGAAAATCAGAAGGTGGATTAAGATTGACTTATTCTACTTTAGCCTCTATAGCAAAATACCCTTGTGAATCCATAGCGAAAGATAAATCTCAATTGCATCGCAAGAAATTTGGTTTTTTTCAAGCTCAAAAAGAAATGTTTAAAACCATTGCTGATAAAACGGGAATGATTGTCGAATCAGAAGATCCAATCATTTATAAACGCCATCCATTTGTATGGTTAGTGGAAGCCGCAGATGATATATGTTATAGCATTATAGATGTGGAAGATTCGCAACGTTTAGGAATTATCGATCACGATAAATGTAAACGATTATTTTTAAACTTAGTGGAATCGTTAAATCCAGAACAATTTGATAAAACAAAGGTCCAATTAAAATCCATTTCGGATAAAAATGATCGCATTGCCTACTTACGAGCAAAATCAATTAATTTATTGACTCAGAAATCAGTGCAGGTGTATCAAGATAATTTCGAAACAATTGTTCAGGGTGAATTTAAAACAGCATTATTGGATATTATAAAAGATGAAACGGTAAATGAGACGAAAAAAGTTTTAACTGAAATTCAACGTTTCTCGCGTGAGAATATCTATAATCACCGTTCGGTATTAGAAATTGAAAATGCGGGCTATAATGTAATGTCAGAATTACTTTCTCAATTTATTCCTCCTATTTTAAAGGAAGAATCTGAACGTAAAAATTTTGAGAAAAAAGCATTAAAATTAGTACCTAATCAATTTCTGTATGAAAAGGGGGCGAAATATAAAAAGGTGATGGGAATTTTAGATTATGTATCTGGAATGACAGATAATTACGCAACTGAATTATACCGTCGTATTAAAGGAATAGAAATAGGGATGACCATTTAA
- a CDS encoding TPM domain-containing protein — MKLATVRNFILFFFIGLVSLVAQTPYELVELKNPPKKLVQDYAKVFDAMQMDALERKLVAYNDSTSTQILVLTVESLDGYPLEMFANEIGEKWGVGQKGKDNGIVIVLSEQDRKITIRTGYASQVHLPPSINKTIIDQVIIPHFKQGDYAGGIDAGINAIFQYFNGKFDAEPKQDQYEVDWFSTFVLIFFILFVLLIVFGKKNNGGGGGNGGRKQRSLLDDIIIMNTGRSILGGGGLGSGGGSWGGSSGGGFGGGFGGFGGGSFGGGGASGSW, encoded by the coding sequence ATGAAATTAGCTACAGTTAGGAATTTTATACTATTCTTTTTTATAGGGCTTGTTTCGTTAGTTGCACAAACGCCATATGAATTAGTAGAATTAAAGAATCCTCCTAAAAAATTGGTGCAAGATTATGCCAAAGTTTTTGATGCGATGCAAATGGATGCATTGGAAAGAAAATTAGTAGCATATAATGATTCAACATCTACTCAGATTTTAGTTTTAACCGTAGAATCTCTTGATGGATATCCCTTAGAGATGTTTGCGAATGAAATTGGTGAAAAATGGGGTGTTGGACAGAAAGGCAAAGATAATGGGATTGTAATTGTTTTGAGTGAGCAAGACCGTAAAATTACGATTCGTACAGGTTATGCTTCTCAAGTTCATTTGCCACCCTCAATCAATAAAACAATTATCGACCAAGTGATTATTCCTCATTTCAAACAAGGTGATTATGCGGGTGGTATAGATGCAGGTATAAATGCAATTTTCCAATATTTTAATGGAAAATTTGATGCGGAACCCAAACAAGATCAATATGAGGTCGATTGGTTTTCTACTTTTGTACTCATCTTTTTCATTTTATTTGTTTTACTGATTGTATTCGGTAAAAAGAATAATGGTGGCGGAGGCGGAAACGGTGGACGCAAACAAAGAAGTTTATTAGACGATATCATCATCATGAATACAGGACGTTCAATCTTAGGAGGTGGCGGCCTTGGTTCAGGAGGTGGCTCATGGGGCGGCTCTTCAGGAGGCGGATTTGGCGGAGGCTTTGGAGGCTTTGGCGGAGGAAGCTTTGGTGGAGGTGGTGCTTCAGGAAGCTGGTAA
- a CDS encoding TPM domain-containing protein has translation MGENKNAFLSSKQEQKIIEAIRLAEKNTSGEIRVHIEFETSTDHFQKALEVFNRLEMDQTKDRNAVLFHVAPYDHNFTIIGDEGIDQVTPDDFWEEIKEVVISYFREEKYTKGLCKGIEMTGEALKIYFPYQEDDQNELSDEISYS, from the coding sequence ATGGGGGAAAATAAGAATGCATTTCTTTCCTCAAAACAAGAACAGAAAATTATTGAAGCCATTCGATTGGCTGAAAAAAATACAAGTGGAGAAATTCGAGTTCATATTGAATTCGAAACATCCACAGATCATTTCCAAAAAGCGTTAGAAGTCTTTAATCGTTTAGAGATGGATCAAACAAAAGATCGAAATGCTGTTCTATTTCATGTGGCTCCTTATGATCATAACTTTACCATTATTGGAGATGAAGGGATTGATCAGGTTACACCAGATGATTTTTGGGAAGAAATAAAAGAAGTGGTAATCTCGTATTTCAGAGAAGAAAAATATACCAAAGGACTTTGCAAAGGCATTGAAATGACTGGCGAAGCACTTAAAATATATTTTCCTTATCAGGAAGATGATCAAAATGAGTTGTCAGATGAAATTAGCTACAGTTAG
- a CDS encoding GNAT family N-acetyltransferase, with amino-acid sequence MDNVVIRAARKEDCPRILELIKELALYEKAPDEVTVTLEEMEACGFGEKPVWGSLVAEVNGEILGIALYYDRYSTWKGRRLYLEDLIVTESARGLGLGKKLLDELIVYAKENKYHGMVWQVLDWNEPAINFYKKYNAEFDGEWVNVSLNF; translated from the coding sequence ATGGACAATGTAGTGATAAGAGCGGCAAGAAAAGAAGATTGTCCTCGTATTTTAGAGTTAATCAAAGAATTAGCACTTTACGAAAAAGCACCAGATGAGGTTACTGTAACTTTAGAAGAAATGGAAGCATGCGGTTTTGGTGAGAAACCTGTTTGGGGTTCATTGGTTGCTGAAGTTAATGGTGAGATATTAGGAATTGCTTTATATTATGATCGCTATTCGACATGGAAAGGTCGTCGTTTATATTTGGAAGATTTAATAGTTACCGAATCTGCACGTGGTTTAGGATTAGGTAAAAAACTTTTGGATGAATTGATTGTTTATGCGAAAGAAAATAAATATCACGGAATGGTTTGGCAAGTTTTAGATTGGAATGAACCAGCGATTAATTTTTATAAAAAATACAATGCTGAATTTGATGGAGAATGGGTAAATGTGTCACTCAATTTCTAA
- the mreC gene encoding rod shape-determining protein MreC — translation MQYILNAIRRNGVFIIFIFLECFALFLIFRKNIYHETLLAEASTSFTGFTNDKISAITNFINLPATNQELQKENAMLRERLVHLGIKNARTKKFTKTDSLGYQQTYTFVPADVINNSIIKTQNYITIDKGRNHGVEKGDGLISNKGVLGIVTYAGANYSRAISLLNKDIKVNARIKGNEYFGTLVWDGKDARFAQLTEIPKYIKVNKGDTIETDGKSPVFPEGLMIGTVVSKANDNVTGELKIQVKLKQDFGNLSHAYVVTNLNKIEIKQVEKSDTIINNVQ, via the coding sequence ATGCAATATATTCTAAATGCTATTAGAAGAAATGGTGTATTTATTATTTTTATCTTTTTAGAATGTTTTGCATTGTTTCTTATTTTTAGAAAAAATATCTATCACGAAACATTACTTGCTGAAGCAAGTACTTCTTTTACAGGATTTACAAATGATAAAATTTCAGCCATTACAAATTTTATCAACTTACCTGCTACAAATCAAGAATTACAAAAAGAAAACGCTATGTTACGTGAACGCTTAGTTCATTTAGGAATTAAGAATGCGCGTACAAAGAAATTTACAAAAACGGATTCTTTAGGTTATCAGCAAACGTATACTTTTGTACCTGCTGATGTGATTAACAATTCAATCATCAAAACACAAAACTATATTACGATTGATAAAGGTCGTAACCATGGGGTTGAAAAAGGTGATGGCTTAATCTCCAATAAAGGTGTTTTAGGAATTGTAACATATGCTGGAGCAAATTACTCTCGTGCAATTTCTTTACTGAATAAAGACATCAAAGTAAATGCGCGTATCAAAGGCAATGAATATTTCGGAACATTAGTTTGGGATGGTAAAGATGCCCGTTTTGCGCAATTAACAGAAATACCAAAATACATCAAGGTTAATAAAGGTGATACCATCGAAACGGATGGAAAATCGCCCGTTTTCCCTGAAGGCTTAATGATCGGTACTGTCGTAAGCAAAGCGAATGACAATGTAACAGGTGAATTAAAAATTCAAGTAAAACTAAAACAAGATTTTGGAAATTTATCACACGCTTATGTGGTAACAAACCTAAACAAGATTGAAATAAAACAAGTCGAAAAATCGGATACAATTATCAACAATGTACAATAA
- a CDS encoding LemA family protein yields the protein MKNKGCLIGGGILGAIALIVLIAGFWLMGRYNNLVPMEEGVKAQWSNVENTYQKRTDLVDQLVGTVKGAANFEQETLTQVIEARAKATSTQLNIDDASQLTEENIARFQQAQDQLSSSLSRLLVSVEKYPELKANQNFLNLQASIESMEAEVLFERKKYNDVAQTYNSTIRTFPNNIIAGFIGFKEKGYFKAAAGTENAPKVEF from the coding sequence ATGAAAAACAAAGGTTGTTTAATCGGTGGTGGTATTTTAGGTGCTATCGCTTTAATCGTATTAATTGCTGGATTTTGGTTAATGGGACGTTATAACAATTTAGTACCAATGGAAGAAGGTGTAAAAGCACAATGGTCTAATGTTGAAAATACGTATCAAAAACGTACTGACCTTGTCGACCAATTAGTCGGAACTGTAAAAGGTGCTGCAAACTTCGAGCAAGAAACATTAACGCAAGTTATCGAGGCTCGTGCAAAAGCAACTTCAACCCAATTAAATATTGATGATGCTTCTCAATTAACAGAAGAAAATATTGCACGTTTCCAACAAGCACAAGACCAATTATCGTCTTCTTTAAGCCGTTTATTGGTTTCTGTGGAAAAATATCCAGAATTAAAAGCGAATCAAAATTTCTTAAACTTACAAGCTTCAATTGAAAGTATGGAAGCAGAAGTTTTATTCGAAAGAAAAAAATATAATGATGTCGCACAAACGTACAATTCTACTATTCGTACGTTTCCAAATAATATAATTGCTGGATTTATAGGATTTAAAGAAAAAGGATATTTTAAAGCAGCTGCTGGTACTGAAAATGCGCCTAAAGTAGAATTCTAA
- a CDS encoding peptidoglycan D,D-transpeptidase FtsI family protein has protein sequence MKKLAVVYVMILFIVFLFIGRLAYLQLFTDRYKLNAFNTSIKQEIIYPNRGDILDRNGKLLVSNTYSYELNVIPIKISEDFDKKKFCALVNVTTQEFDSIITSITESDSYKKLSPYPFKKNISREDYARMQEQLYLYPAFSIIKRPERKYMVQTAGNILGYINEASPAYIKTDSTYYQPGDFVGISGVEKSYEKELRGVKGVKNWIVDRTMNIVGPYKDGEYDRPVKSGKTIHLTIDYRLQELAEQMLQNKRGAIVALDPKSGEILALASAPTINPGDFLDSKKRNALINDSISKPTFDRALQGTYPPGSTFKLLTALAGMQMGTMTDSTTYTCKHGFRYGRMKIGCHCGRYYAPQGLEYAIGKSCNNYFSEAYRDIVRKDPNNLNSGIDEWANIMNSFGLGKFMGTDLPVGNKGLIPNGNFYDDRFGEGVWNPYRIIFNGMGQGDINTTPLQMANYTAAIANQGYFFTPHIVHKVEGQPIKDSNFIVPKKTLVDKKHFGIILRGMRNVFTMGTARALQVKEFTQLGKTGTSQNSQGQDHSLFVLIAPAENPKIVVAAIVENAHYGATWAGPMSSLVAELYLTDTIKRQSMLTRMKNQSFQGEYHRQWINYLKRKGLYVEPVKKDSIEPKQIVARN, from the coding sequence ATGAAAAAATTAGCGGTCGTGTATGTCATGATCCTATTTATAGTCTTTCTTTTTATAGGTCGTTTAGCATACTTACAATTATTCACAGATCGATACAAATTAAATGCTTTTAATACATCCATTAAGCAAGAAATCATCTACCCTAACCGTGGAGATATCTTGGATCGTAATGGTAAATTATTAGTATCAAATACCTATTCTTACGAACTCAATGTCATTCCAATTAAAATTTCAGAAGACTTTGATAAAAAGAAATTTTGTGCATTGGTAAATGTGACTACGCAAGAATTTGATTCAATTATTACTTCAATTACAGAATCGGATAGTTATAAGAAGTTATCACCTTATCCTTTCAAAAAAAATATATCAAGGGAAGATTATGCTCGTATGCAAGAGCAGCTCTACTTATATCCAGCATTCAGCATTATCAAACGTCCAGAACGTAAATATATGGTTCAGACGGCTGGTAATATTTTAGGATATATCAATGAAGCTAGTCCTGCATATATCAAAACAGATTCGACGTATTACCAACCAGGAGATTTTGTAGGGATTTCAGGTGTAGAAAAATCCTATGAAAAAGAATTACGTGGGGTAAAAGGAGTAAAAAACTGGATTGTTGACCGAACAATGAATATTGTTGGTCCTTATAAAGATGGTGAATATGACCGTCCAGTAAAAAGTGGTAAAACTATTCATTTAACTATCGATTATCGCTTACAAGAGTTAGCGGAACAAATGCTCCAAAATAAACGTGGTGCAATTGTGGCCTTAGATCCTAAATCAGGTGAAATTTTGGCTTTAGCTTCTGCTCCAACCATTAATCCAGGTGATTTTTTAGATTCTAAAAAACGTAATGCTTTAATTAATGATTCGATCAGTAAACCAACATTTGATCGGGCTCTTCAAGGTACATATCCTCCAGGTTCTACATTCAAGTTATTGACAGCTCTTGCTGGAATGCAAATGGGAACAATGACTGATTCTACAACGTATACTTGTAAACATGGGTTCCGATATGGTCGAATGAAAATTGGTTGTCACTGTGGACGCTACTATGCTCCTCAAGGATTAGAATATGCTATTGGTAAATCTTGTAATAACTATTTTTCTGAAGCCTATCGCGATATTGTACGTAAAGATCCCAATAATCTAAATTCTGGTATAGACGAATGGGCAAACATCATGAACAGTTTTGGATTAGGAAAATTTATGGGAACTGATTTACCTGTAGGAAATAAAGGACTTATACCAAATGGTAATTTCTATGATGATCGATTTGGTGAAGGTGTGTGGAACCCTTACCGTATTATTTTTAATGGAATGGGGCAAGGTGATATTAATACGACGCCGTTACAAATGGCTAATTACACTGCAGCAATTGCCAATCAAGGATATTTTTTCACTCCACATATAGTTCATAAAGTAGAAGGTCAACCGATAAAAGATTCAAATTTTATTGTTCCTAAAAAAACATTGGTTGATAAAAAACACTTTGGAATAATATTACGAGGAATGCGCAACGTATTTACCATGGGTACTGCACGAGCATTACAAGTAAAAGAATTTACACAGTTAGGAAAAACAGGTACCTCACAAAACTCACAAGGGCAAGACCACTCCTTATTCGTGTTAATTGCTCCCGCTGAAAATCCAAAAATTGTAGTGGCAGCAATTGTTGAAAATGCGCATTATGGTGCAACTTGGGCGGGACCTATGTCTAGTTTAGTGGCAGAGTTGTACTTAACAGATACGATAAAACGTCAAAGCATGTTGACGCGAATGAAAAATCAAAGTTTCCAAGGTGAATATCATCGCCAATGGATCAATTATTTGAAAAGAAAAGGATTATACGTAGAACCAGTAAAGAAAGATAGCATTGAGCCAAAACAGATTGTTGCAAGGAATTGA
- the rodA gene encoding rod shape-determining protein RodA, translating to MSQNRLLQGIDWTVIILGLILLIFGIMNVYSVDSERGIKQIIWFSLGMVMIFSLVIFSGNNRNFFETYSPVIYAISVLLLVGVLVIGKEINGAKAWYSFGPVSLQPAEFAKIGTSLLIANLINHSSSNLRDIGFLGKIALIVIIPIALILMQPDLGSVIIFCSLSIPLYREGFHPWVILSPIIALIIFLISIFQIPFYVLLFFGFIVLVVTLIVLSFNYNKEIEDACYGVLIGLFLFFLFLIGASYILGILDEETRLGFGHLFPNSALFFEEPIFFNTLLFGGIGAFISLVPVVLMKFSYEKETSSSPFKLQSGVAANVMTVSFIASIVALLFTSTISFISPIIFEKLPKHQKERVMVLYEGEAKYRDTSGYNLLYSKTAIGSGELLGKGYNQGTIKKGRFVPEQWTDYIFCTVGEEWGFVGSVGVVILYALFIGRLFYLAEMQKNRFARFYGYSVAAILFFHYFINIAMVMGLFPTVGIPLPFFSYGGSSLWGFTILIGIFLIINYKQNQSLI from the coding sequence TTGAGCCAAAACAGATTGTTGCAAGGAATTGATTGGACTGTCATAATTCTTGGATTAATTCTATTAATCTTTGGAATCATGAACGTCTACAGTGTGGATAGTGAACGTGGGATAAAACAAATTATTTGGTTTTCTCTAGGAATGGTCATGATTTTTTCATTGGTGATTTTTAGTGGTAATAACCGAAATTTTTTTGAGACCTATTCGCCTGTCATTTATGCCATTTCCGTTCTTTTGCTCGTTGGAGTATTAGTTATTGGAAAAGAAATTAATGGTGCTAAAGCCTGGTATAGTTTTGGTCCTGTCTCTTTACAACCTGCTGAGTTTGCTAAAATTGGGACTTCTTTATTGATTGCCAATCTGATTAATCACTCCAGTTCAAACTTAAGAGACATTGGCTTTCTAGGGAAAATTGCATTAATCGTTATCATTCCTATTGCATTAATTTTAATGCAACCCGATTTAGGATCAGTAATTATTTTCTGTTCATTATCGATTCCGTTATATCGCGAAGGATTTCATCCTTGGGTGATTTTAAGTCCTATTATTGCATTAATTATTTTTTTAATATCGATTTTTCAAATCCCTTTTTACGTTTTACTATTTTTTGGATTCATCGTATTAGTAGTCACATTAATCGTTTTATCATTCAATTACAATAAAGAAATAGAAGATGCTTGTTACGGCGTATTAATCGGATTATTTTTGTTCTTTTTATTCTTAATAGGAGCTTCATATATTTTAGGAATATTGGATGAAGAAACACGTTTAGGGTTTGGACATTTATTTCCAAATAGTGCTTTATTTTTTGAAGAACCTATCTTTTTTAATACCCTTTTATTTGGAGGGATTGGAGCATTTATATCATTAGTTCCAGTAGTATTAATGAAATTCTCTTATGAAAAAGAAACCAGCTCATCTCCCTTTAAATTACAATCGGGAGTGGCAGCTAATGTTATGACAGTAAGTTTTATTGCTTCAATTGTAGCGTTATTATTTACAAGTACAATAAGTTTTATTTCTCCAATTATCTTCGAAAAATTGCCAAAGCACCAAAAAGAACGTGTGATGGTTTTATATGAAGGTGAAGCTAAATACCGAGATACTTCAGGATATAATTTATTGTATTCAAAAACAGCTATTGGTTCTGGAGAATTATTGGGAAAAGGATATAACCAAGGAACCATTAAAAAGGGGCGTTTTGTACCTGAACAATGGACCGATTACATTTTTTGTACGGTAGGTGAAGAATGGGGATTTGTTGGAAGTGTTGGTGTTGTCATTTTATATGCTCTATTTATTGGACGATTATTTTATTTGGCCGAAATGCAAAAGAATCGATTTGCACGTTTCTATGGCTATTCTGTAGCTGCTATATTATTCTTCCACTATTTTATAAACATTGCCATGGTAATGGGACTTTTCCCTACGGTGGGAATTCCTTTGCCTTTTTTTAGTTATGGAGGAAGTTCATTATGGGGATTTACAATATTGATTGGAATCTTTTTAATCATCAATTATAAACAAAATCAAAGTTTAATTTAA